From the genome of Colletotrichum higginsianum IMI 349063 chromosome 4, whole genome shotgun sequence, one region includes:
- a CDS encoding Fungal cellulose binding domain-containing protein, giving the protein MKFSAVVLAAIAPLVSAHYFFDTLIVDGKATKSFEYVRSNTRQAKYNPTKWENVRDGMTPDLPDFRCNKGAFTFAAKTGTLEVKAGSKVAFKLGVGATMQHPGPAIVYMSKAPSTAKAYEGDGDWFKVYEESVCNKGGDFKGNAWCTWDKNTVEFTVPKDTPNGEYLIRVEHIGVHGAHVGQAEFYNSCAQVKITGGGNGTPGPMIKFPGGYKKSDPSFNFSIYGGYKAYPMPGPAVWTGGSSSSSSVNETEAESTTTPVSGNNNNNNNNNNNNNNNAEEEDCKNKKSVRRSRIFREQ; this is encoded by the exons ATGAAGTTCTCTGCTGTTGTCCTCGCGGCCATCGCCCCCCTTGTGTCCGCCCACTACTTCTTCGACACTCTtatcgtcgacggcaaggccACCAAGTCCTTCGAGTACGTCCGCTCCAACACCCGCCAGGCCAAGTACAACCCGACCAAGTGGGAGAACGTCCGCGATGGCATGACTCCCGACCTCCCCGACTTCCGCTGCAACAAGGGCGCCTTCACCTTCGCCGCCAAGACCGGCACCCTCGAAGTCAAGGCCGGCTCCAAGGTTGCCTTcaagctcggcgtcggcgccaccATGCAGCACCCCGGTCCGGCCATCGTCTACATGTCCAAGGCCCCCAGCACCGCCAAGGCCTACGAGGGAGACGGCGATTGGTTCAAGGTCTACGAGGAGAGCGTCTGCAACAAGGGCGGTGACTTCAAGGGGAACGCCTGGTGCACCTGGGACAAGAACACGGTCGAGTTCACCGTCCCCAAAGACACTCCCAACGGAGAGTACCTCATCCGCGTTGAGCATATCGGTGTCCACGGTGCCCACGTTGGCCAGGCCGAGTTCTACAACTC CTGCGCTCAAGTCAAgatcaccggcggcggcaacggcacccCCGGCCCCATGATCAAGTTCCCCGGCGGCTACAAGAAGTCCGACCCCTCGTTCAACTTCAGCATCTACGGCGGATACAAGGCCTACCCCATGCCCGGCCCTGCCGTCTGGACTGGcggaagcagcagcagcagcagcgtcaacgagaccgaggccgagtctACGACCACCCCTGTGTccggcaacaacaacaacaacaacaacaacaacaacaacaacaacaacaacgccgaggaggaggactgcaagaacaagaagtccgtccgccgcagccgcatcTTCCGCGAGCAGTAA
- a CDS encoding Serine carboxypeptidase S28: MVSSWLIIGLLSLSRVTAALGPQLGLPEMWEDFRRESELEAAVRTASKSAATFRLAANDTVPGAPNPATLYQAYNLSVPVDHFHNESMYAPHSNGTFPLRYWYDDRFYKPGGPVIALAAGETNGAGRLPFLQKGIVAILAEATNGLGVILEHRYYGSSYPTPDLSTKNLRFLTTDQALADTAYFAKNIVFPGKLAELDLTAPGTPWIMYGGSYAGAFVAFLRKVYPEVFWGAISSSGVTAAVVDFWEYYEAARLYSPEGCAETTQKLTHVVDNILLQKGNTTKDDILTLKTAFGLPNVTGDVDFASTIRGGIGGLQGRNWDPAIDNRAFLRYCGNMTSDEIIWPATEKLDSTLRYLLTAGGYEAEIEELVPRFKNYIGYVNFTRVSSCRQTQDECFGPGADDVYAADDLNASWRLWAYQYCSQWGYLQTGSGVPETQLGLISRLIDIDFTTRICRKAFNITTPPDVDAINKYGGYNFSYPRVAIIDGEADPWRAASPNKIGLARPASTTEEPNLVIAGGAVHHWDENGIFRNETTAELPPTPVKEAQGFEVEFVRAWLKEWERQK; encoded by the exons ATGGTTTCGTCTTGGTTGATCATAGGCCTTCTCAGCCTCTCCCGGGTAACGGCCGCCCTGGGACCGCAGCTCGGCTTGCCCGAGATGTGGGAGGACTTCCGCCGCGAATCCGAGCTTGAGGCCGCAGTCCGCACAGCCTCgaagtcggcggcgaccttcCGACTGGCGGCGAACGACACTGTTCCCGGTGCACCCAATCCGGCGACTCTCTACCAAGCCTACAACCTCTCAGTTCCCGTCGACCACTTCCACAATGAATCCATGTACGCGCCTCACTCGAACGGGACGTTTCCCTTACGGTACTGGTACGACGATCGGTTCTACAAGCCCGGCGGTcccgtcatcgccctcgccgccggtgagACCAACGGTGCGGGACGCCTGCCTTTCCTGCAAaagggcatcgtcgccatcctgGCTGAAGCGACCAACGGACTGGGCGTCATCTTGGAGCACCGATACTACGGCAGCAGTTATCCTACCCCGGACTTAAGCACCAAGAATCTGCGGTTTCTAACCACCGATCAAGCATTGGCCGACACCGCATACTTCGCGAAGAACATTGTCTTCCCCGGCAAactcgccgagctcgacctgACGGCCCCCGGGACCCCCTGGATCATGTACGGAGGTTCGTAcgccggcgccttcgtcgccttcCTCCGCAAAGTATACCCCGAGGTGTTTTGGGGCGCAATCTCATCTTCTGGGGTCactgccgccgtcgttgacTTCTGGGAGTACTACGAGGCCGCGAGGCTCTACTCCCCGGAGGGATGCGCCGAAACGACGCAAAAGCTGAcccacgtcgtcgacaacaTCCTGCTACAGAAGGGCAACACCACAAAAGACGACATCCTGACGCTCAAGACTGCGTTTGGCCTGCCCAACGTCACCGGAGACGTCGACTTCGCCAGCACCATCCGAGGCGGCATTGGAGGCCTGCAAGGCCGCAACTGGGACCCGGCCATCGACAACCGGGCCTTCCTTCGCTACTGCGGTAACATGACATCCGACGAAATCATATGGCCCGCAACGGAGAAACTGGACTCTACTCTTCGCTACCTGCTGACCGCTGGCGGgtacgaggccgagatcgaggagtTGGTTCCGCGGTTCAAGAACTACATCGGCTACGTCAACTTCACCAGAGTGTCTTCGTGCCGCCAGACGCAGGACGAGTGCTTCGGGCCCGGGGCGGATGATGTctacgccgccgacgacctcaaCGCGTCTTGGCGCCTCTGGGCCTACCAGTATTGCTCGCA ATGGGGTTACCTCCAGACGGGATCTGGTGTCCCCGAGACCCAGCTCGGGTTGATATCGCGCCTGATCGACATCGACTTCACAACGAGGATCTGCCGCAAGGCCTTCAACATCACGACACcgcccgacgtcgacgccatcaacaagtACGGCGGGTACAACTTCAGCTACCCGcgcgtcgccatcatcgacggcgaggcggaCCCGTGGCGCGCGGCGAGCCCCAACAAGATCGGGCTGGCGAGGCCCGCGTCCACCACGGAGGAGCCGAACCTGgtcatcgccggcggggCTGTCCACCACTGGGACGAGAACGGCATCTTCAGGAACGAGACGACGGCCGAGCTGCCTCCGACGCCGGTGAAGGAGGCCCAGGGTTTCGAGGTCGAGTTTGTGCGAGCGTGGTTGAAGGAATGGGAGAGGCAGAAATAA
- a CDS encoding PAP2 superfamily protein, which translates to MARFNNPFARRQNDTATLPTHRRRSSEDTRINDRWHGREYTMAHRPPFMLWLKVTWLDILTMIIMGVIALVVFRAHPPAHRTFPITFDNGEVVYPQFAYPHITQIIPSHAATALGIGVPILSILVCQIRVRSFWDINNGIMGLLYSVLGSTVFQVMIKWLIGGLRPNFLEVCQPDITKASQPGGNATGLDGTGYGGIMWTSDICTREMDGTLSNALESFPSGHTTAMFSGMVFLYLYLNAKLKVFSNYHPSMWKLILTYAPILGATLVGGSLTVDQSHNWYDVLAGATIGTVFAFSSYRMVYAAVWDWRFNHIPLHRKLALDYALDASDGAVATRKAGWGKRRGAKNTAADKLTGRTRYSTGSRDGRGAGIPRKPVTSHHARGDRRPSADDMV; encoded by the exons ATGGCACGGTTCAACAACCCCTTTGCGCGTCGTCAAAATGACACGGCGACTCTGCCAACCCACCGCCGGAGGAGTAGCGAAGATACGAGGATCAACGACCGGTGGCATGGGCGTGAATACACCATGGCCCATCGGCCGCCCTTCATGCTGTGGCTGAAGGTGACTTGGCTCGATATCCTCACTATGATCATCATGGGAGTGATCGCCCTCGTG gTCTTCAGAGCGCATCCACCGGCCCACCGAACGTTCCCCATCACCTTTGACAACGGCGAAGTCGTTTACCCTCAGTTCGCATACCCGCACATCACGCAAATCATCCCCAGCCATGCTGCGACGGCCCTCGGCATTGGCGTGCCCATCCTGTCCATCCTCGTCTGCCAGATCCGCGTGCGCTCCTTCTGGGACATAAACAACGGCATCATGGGCCTGCTCTACTCGGTCCTCGGCTCCACCGTCTTCCAAGTCATGATCAAATGGCTCATTGGCGGGCTGAGGCCCAACTTCCTCGAGGTCTGCCAGCCCGACATCACCAAGGCCTCCCAGCCAGGCGGCAACGCgaccggcctcgacggcacGGGCTACGGCGGCATAATGTGGACGTCGGACATTTGCACCAGGGAGATGGACGGTACGCTCTCCAACGCCCTGGAATCCTTCCCCTCGGGTCACACCACGGCCATGTTCTCTGGCATGGTCTTCCTGTACCTGTACCTGAACGCCAAGCTTAAAGTCTTCTCCAACTACCACCCATCCATGTGGAAGCTCATCCTGACCTACGCTCCCATCTTGGGCGCCACCCTGGTCGGCGGCTCCCTGACCGTCGACCAATCTCACAACTGGTACGATGTTCTGGCCGGCGCCACGATCGGGACCGTCTTCGCCTTTTCGTCCTACAGGATGGTCTACGCTGCGGTCTGGGACTGGCGTTTCAACCACATTCCCCTGCACCGCAAGCTTGCTCTTGATtacgccctcgacgcctcTGACGGTGCGGTCGCCACGCGAAAGGCCGGATGGGGCAAGAGACGCGGGGCGAAGAACACGGCCGCCGACAAACTGACTGGTCGGACTCGGTACAGCACCGGCAGTCGAGACGGTCGTGGTGCTGGGATTCCCCGTAAACCGGTGACTTCGCACCACGCTAGAGGCGACCGACGTCCCTCCGCCGACGACATGGTGTGA
- a CDS encoding Choline dehydrogenase, translating to MVIIMLPVILAASLLAATASGAPSSRLCAKTYDYIVVGGGTAGLALSTRLSQGLPNATVLVIEAGPAGLGDERIEIPGRRGSTFGSAYDWNLTTVPQAGSNGRVWTQTRGHVLGGSSALNLFSYDRASAHEYDGWEELGNPGWNWNSMRDAMIKSENFTSANTEYYTGSEGVGDSGPIKALINRLIPEHQAPLFPVMNSLGIETNLESLNGNVLGVLYSPNSIEPTHYNRSYSANSYLPLASTNHYVLTESKVAKVNLEPAPEGGNRRATGVTLLNGRVLLARREVIVSGGSLLSPAILENSGIGKADVLSAAGIEQLVDLPGVGENLQDHVRIQSSYELKENFTGYDRLKYDTAYAAEQLRLWWEGKTSMYGYSGSGYTFTNWNQALGDEGEADLIALARDAVGASSHPVERKKLEWLNDTSVPQLEILFSDGYTGVKGYPTSGSAGYGKDYFTLIAAVMHPLSRGNVHINPANPLGPPLIDPKYLSHEYDLHAAIQAIKKCRQVALTEPLRSTWVSEYEPGLNTTSDAQWREFALKTTLSIYHPVGTCAMLPKADDGVVDPSLKVYGTTNLRVVDASIMPVLISAHIQTAVYGIAERAAEIIIQEATT from the exons ATGGTCATCATCATGTTGCCTGTCATCCTGGCCGCGTCCCTGctcgcggcgacggcgtcaggAGCGCCCAGCAGCCGGCTCTGTGCCAAGACTTACGACTAT ATCGTCGTTGGCGGTGGCACCGCTGGCCTGGCTCTGTCGACCCGCCTCAGCCAGGGGCTGCCGAATGCAACGGTACTTGTCATCGAAGCTGGCCCGGCAGGCCTCGGGGACGAGCGCATCGAGATACCCGGCCGCAGAGGCTCGACGTTTGGCTCTGCTTACGACTGGAACCTGACGACCGTCCCCCAAGCGGGTTCCAACGGGCGCGTCTGGACCCAGACGAGAGGCCACGTCCTGGGCGGCAGCTCTGCGCTGAACCTCTTCTCCTACGACCGCGCGTCGGCTCACGAATACGATGGCTGGGAGGAGCTGGGCAACCCGGGCTGGAACTGGAACTCCATGCGCGATGCCATGATCAAGTCGGAGAACTTCACCTCGGCGAACACAGAGTACTACACCGGAAGCGAAGGAGTCGGTGATTCGGGGCCCATCAAGGCACTGATCAACCGTCTCATCCCCGAGCACCAGGCCCCTCTGTTTCCGGTCATGAACAGTCTCGGGATCGAGACGAACCTGGAATCCCTGAACGGTAACGTTCTCGGCGTTCTTTATTCGCCAAACAGCATCGAACCGACCCACTACAACCGATCCTACAGCGCCAATTCGTATCTGCCTCTGGCCAGCACGAACCATTACGTCCTGACCGAGTCCAAAGTTGCCAAAGTTAACCTCGAACCTGCTCCGGAGGGTGGCAATCGACGCGCCACGGGCGTTACGCTCTTGAATGGAAGAGTCTTGCTTGCCCGCCGCGAGGTCATTGTCTCCGGCGGCAGCCTGCTAAGCCCAGCCATCCTGGAAAACTCGGGTATCGGAAAGGCCGACGTCCTGTCTGCGGCCGGAatcgagcagctcgtcgatcTCCCCGGCGTGGGCGAGAACCTCCAGGACCATGTCCGCATCCAAAGCTCGTACGAGCTGAAGGAGAACTTCACCGGCTACGACCGTCTCAAGTACGACACTGCCTACGCGGCCGAGCAGCTTCGGCTCTGGTGGGAGGGCAAGACGTCCATGTACGGATACTCCGGCAGCGGATACACCTTCACGAACTGGAACCAGGCTCTCGGGGACGAAGGCGAAGCGGacctcatcgccctcgcccgcgacgccgtcggcgcctcCAGCCACCCCGTGGAGCGAAAGAAGCTCGAGTGGCTCAACGACACCAGTGTCCCTCAGCTCGAGATCTTGTTCAGCGACGGATACACCGGGGTGAAGGGTTACCCGACCTCGGGGAGTGCAGGGTACGGCAAGGACTACTTCACCCTCATTGCAGCCGTGATGCACCCCCTGAGCCGGGGCAACGTCCACATCAACCCCGCCAACCCTCTCGGGCCGCCCCTGATCGACCCCAAGTACCTCTCCCACGAGTACGACCTGCACGCCGCCATCCAGGCCATCAAAAAGTGCCGCCAGGTTGCCTTGACGGAGCCCCTGAGATCGACGTGGGTCTCCGAGTACGAGCCGGGCCTGAACACAACCTCTGATGCGCAGTGGAGGGAGTTCGCGCTGAAGACCACGTTGTCCATCTACCACCCTGTCGGAACTTGCGCTATGCTTCCCAAGGCAGATGACGGCGTTGTCGACCCCTCGCTGAAGGTCTACGGAACCACGAACCTCAGAGTCGTTGACGCCAGCATCATGCCGGTGCTGATCTCGGCGCATATCCAGACTGCTGTGTACGGCATCGCCGAGAGGGCCGCCGAGATTATCATTCAGGAGGCCACGACATGA
- a CDS encoding Glyoxalase/Bleomycin resistance protein/Dioxygenase, producing the protein MVLEASTGVCRPSDLAHLVLRTKDLPRLVEFYRNFLNAKITHSSDLITFITWDHEHHRLAIVNDPNAVPRPENAVGLDHFALTFDSLADLLQSYKARKELGIEPIHCMNHGMSTSMYYRDPDGNKIETQVDAFDTKEDAVRYMMSAEFARDPRGSRFDPEDLVKRFEAGEDEKNLMKRRAAVHAGEKL; encoded by the coding sequence ATGGTCCTGGAAGCTTCTACAGGGGTTTGCCGGCCCTCGGACCTTGCTCACTTGGTCCTCCGGACCAAAGACTTGCCAAGATTGGTTGAGTTCTATCGCAACTTTCTCAATGCCAAGATCACGCACTCGAGTGACCTCATCACGTTCATCACCTGGGACCACGAGCACCACCGCCTGGCGATTGTGAACGACCCAAATGCCGTACCACGACCGGAGAACGCGGTCGGCCTGGACCACTTCGCCCTAACATTCGACTCCCTGGCCGATTTGTTGCAGTCGTACAAGGCCCGAAAGGAGCTGGGCATCGAGCCTATCCACTGCATGAACCACGGCATGTCCACGAGCATGTACTACAGAGACCCGGACGGCAACAAGATTGAGACCCAGGTCGACGCCTTCGACACCAAGGAGGATGCGGTTCGGTACATGATGAGCGCCGAGTTTGCTCGAGATCCTCGTGGGTCAAGGTTTGACCCAGAGGATCTTGTGAAGAGAttcgaggcgggcgaggacgaaAAGAATCTGATGAAACGGAGGGCTGCGGTACACGCCGGTGAGAAACTCTAG
- a CDS encoding Lactose permease yields the protein MTEKIDPVDTIHAREHDDSEKASLHKEVETKVITGSEAFNEAMIKEPPSAWSKPQLYIYAFSLVGFFCSTMNGYDGSLINNLLQNPSFKERYGAKNDGIWAGIIASMYQIGGVVALPFVGPAIDTWGRRVGMFIGAAIVIIGTCVQATATGTGQFMGGRFFLGFGVSIAASAGPMMVIELNHPAFRGVVGAMYNTLWFSGAIIASGAARGALDIKGDASWRLITWLQALFSGLICLFCLFLPESPRWLFVNNKKDQAAAVLTKYHGNGNPDSAWVKLQLHEYEELLNMDGADKRWWDYRALFRNRASVYRLGCNVCISIFGQWAGNAVLSYFLGSVLDTAGYTHPIQQANITLINSCQQFAFAIFGALLVDRVGRRPLLLFSFTACTVVWLGMTVASGILSKSQIGETDGGAPIFNNPAASQACLAMIFIFGSVYSVGITPLQALYPVEVLSFEMRAKGMAFSNLAVNAAGLLNQFAWPVSMEQIAWKTYIIFTIWDAIQTVIIYFYIPETKGHTLEELDHIFSAKNPVKASTQKKAVAVDRYGDVVNVQEV from the exons ATGACCGAGAAGATCGACCCCGTGGACACGATCCACGCCCGCGAACATGACGACTCCGAGAAGGCAAGTCTCCAT AAGGAAGTCGAGACCAAGGTCATCACCGGCTCCGAGGCCTTCAACGAGGCCATGATCAAGGAACCCCCCAGCGCCTGGAGCAAGCCCCAGCTGTACATCTACGCCTTCTCGCTTGTCGGTTTCTTCTGTTCCACCATGAACGGATACGACGGCTCCCTCATCAACAACCTGCTCCAGAACCCCTCCTTCAAGGAACGCTACGGCGCAAAGAACGACGGCATCTGggccggcatcatcgcctcCATGTACCAGATCGGAGGAGTCGTCGCCCTGCCGTTCGTGGGTCCTGCCATTGATACCTGGGGCCGCCGTGTCGGCATgttcatcggcgccgccatcgtcatcatcggaACCTGCGTCCAGGCCACCGCCACCGGCACTGGCCAATTCATGGGCGGCCGTTTCTTCCTTGGTTTCGGTGTCTCGATCGCTGCATCCGCAGGCCCCATGATGGTCATTGAGCTCAACCATCCCGCCTTTAGAGGAGTCGTCGGTGCCATGTACAACACGCTTTGGTTCTCcggcgccatcatcgcctccGGCGCTGCTCGCGGCGCTCTTGACATCAAGGGAGACGCTAGTTGGCGGCTCATTACCTG GCTCCAGGCATTGTTCTCTGGTTTGATCTGCCTGTTCTGCCTGTTCTTGCCCGAGTCACCGCGCTGGCTGTTCGTCAACAACAAGAAGGACCAGGCGGCCGCCGTGCTGACCAAGTACCACGGAAACGGCAACCCGGACTCTGCCTGGGTCAAGCTCCAGCTGCACGAGTACGAGGAGCTGCTCAACATGGACGGTGCTGACAAGCGCTGGTGGGATTACCGTGCGCTGTTCCGCAACCGCGCCTCCGTCTACCGTCTCGGCTGCAACGTCTGTATCTCCATCTTCGGTCAGTGGGCAGGCAACGCCGTCCTCTCCTACTTCCTCGGATCTGTTCTCGACACTGCCGGCTACACGCACCCCATCCAGCAGGCCAACATCACCCTCATCAACTCTTGCCAGCAGTTTGCCTTCGCCATCTTCGGTGCGCTCCTTGTCGACAgagtcggccgccgccctctcctcctcttctccttcaccgCCTGCACGGTCGTCTGGCTCGGAATGACCGTCGCTTCCGGTATCCTCTCCAAGTCCCAGATCGGCGAGACCGACGGCGGTGCTCCCATCTTTAACAACCCAGCCGCCTCCCAGGCCTGCTTGGCCATgatcttcatcttcggcaGCGTCTACTCCGTCGGTATCACCCCTCTCCAGGCTCTCTAccccgtcgaggtcctctCCTTCGAGATGCGTGCCAAGGGTATGGCCTTCTCCAACTTGGCTGTCAACGCCGCCGGTCTCCTCAACCAGTTCGCCTGGCCCGTTTCCATGGAGCAGATTGCCTGGAAGACCTACATCATCTTCACCATCTGGGACGCCATTCAGACCGTCATCATCTACTTTTACATccccgagaccaagggcCACACT ctcgaggagctcgaccaCATCTTCTCCGCCAAGAACCCCGTCAAGGCTTCTAcccagaagaaggccgtcgccgtcgaccgctACGGCGATGTCGTCAACGTCCAGGAGGTCTAA
- a CDS encoding FAD/FMN-containing isoamyl alcohol oxidase MreA, which translates to MENLLEILKMSSSLLVRDEPLPPDEDVGPISFAITLVLSFFLVTTTALRLSVRAANRKLGWDDYTITLAGATAVTRFAFGIKQWQHGNGRHRVYLTDHNYTMINMYGWWGQIFLFVSVVFLKVSICLLILRIKDTKTLKTLLSILVAGVVITNFGVVIILIAECQPVGFWRGKSAKCWPTQIRIYFIYATIAYSVLTDLICSLLPLAVVWKVKIPRQIKVLQRPPDISKMGLLEVVADIPSATGFGVARAASLGISTTDLSWAYCIAGIWSNLELFLGIIAANLALSPSIYSHFFGGGKAQRTLPGSTDRSNPTESGYLTSKLRCDRFEVPSTMIRSPRRRGSETRSQNSDIPLEPGIQKKTEFWWTEDEADEACHVEYRLQKSDGLKSGSDLERLKAKEACHPHPPPPPGNTGNNATMAVEMLTRKSTDVPRPPTRGHGPGADRETLSVRQDIVLVQVFDHSPVSTSGSPANASAMPGHTLGGRLIRTVPIGAPCHDPNYNEEACQAVRAAWNDPDTHLETSHSPMSSFWAALGESCDPFADRSTSCGLGGYPQYVVNVSSADDASQAVRFASEKNIRFVIRNTGHDYLGKSTGAGSLAVWTHHLRSLEVVDWEDKHYVGKAIKMGAGVLGHEAVSFATQHDLLVVSGNGPTVGIAGGYTLGGGHSSLSSKYGLSADRALEYEVIDGKGEYLVANREKNQDLYWALSGGGGGSYAVVLSTTVKADPNVFVTLGTLKFSAKGLMEDDFIGAIEAFHLTLPALVAAGCQPLYSFGRHGFDIMALSAPDLTPAQVDSLLEPFLAHLDNLGVDYEKNFIPFPNYGEFFKAISQAQSKGVANAVYGGSWFIPRNRMVGKRSRVLIEESFRLQDQGAMQLFMGFNLSTAGRDVDNSVHGGWREMLIDTVFMIPTGNDDGAEAMELISRKATKLASGLQKLAPHAGTYASEADPNDPDWKQNFYGENYGRLLDIKRKYDPDHVFYGITAVGGDLWSPKSDGRLCQSRESTHTATGSERDEL; encoded by the exons ATGGAAAACCTACTCGAGATCCTCAAGATGTCGAGTAGCCTTCTCGTCCGAGACGAGCCGCTCCCTCCCGACGAGGACGTAGGGCCCATCTCGTTTGCCATCACCCTCGTCCtgtccttcttcctcgtcacgACGACTGCCCTTCGACTGTCAGTCCGAGCGGCCAACCGGAAGCTCGGATGGGACGACTACACGATCACGCTCGCGGGGGCGACGGCCGTCACCAGGTTCGCGTTCGGTATCAAGCAGTGGCAGCACGGGAACGGCAGACACCGCGTCTACCTCACCGACCACAACTACACGATGATCAACATGTACGGTTGGTGGGGGCAAATCTTCCTCTTTGTCTCGGTGGTATTTTTGAAGGTATCCATCTGTCTCTTGATCCTCCGTATCAAAGACACCAAAACGCTGAAGACGCTGTTGTCCATCCTCGTGGCGGGCGTCGTGATCACCAACTTTGGAGTTGTGATCATTCTGATTGCCGAATGCCAGCCCGTTGGTTTCTGGAGAGGAAAGTCTGCCAAGTGCTGGCCGACTCAGATTCGCATATACTTCATCTACGCTACGATAG CCTACTCTGTACTGACTGATCTAATCTGCTCGTTGCTTCCCCTTGCTGTTGTCTGGAAGGTCAAAATCCCCCGTCAAATAAAGGTGCTG CAACGACCCCCTGATATATCCAAGATGGGTTTACTTGAAGTCGTCGCTGACATTCCCAGCGCCACTGGCTTTGGCGTTGCAAGGGCTGCCTCTCTCGGTATTTCGACAACAGACCTTAGCT GGGCTTACTGCATCGCCGGTATCTGGTCGAACCTGGAGCTGTTcctcggcatcatcgccgcgaACCTCGCCTTGTCCCCGTCCATCTACAGCCacttcttcggcggcggcaaggcccAACGAACGCTGCCGGGATCGACCGACCGCTCCAACCCCACCGAGTCAGGCTACCTCACCAGCAAACTCCGCTGCGATCGCTTCGAGGTGCCGTCGACCATGATTCGGTCCCCCCGCCGACGGGGCTCGGAGACGAGGAGCCAAAACAGCGATATCCCGTTGGAGCCGGGGATCCAGAAAAAGACGGAGTTTTGGTGGacggaggacgaggccgacgaag CGTGCCATGTGGAGTATCGTCTGCAAAAGTCTGACGGACTCAAGTCTGGCTCAGACTTGGAACGACTTAAGGCCAAAGAAGCCTGTcacccccatccccccccccccccgggtAA CACTGGAAACAACGCAACTATGGCAGTCGAGATGCTCACCAGGAAATCGACAGACGTTCCCCGGCCGCCCACGCGCGGTCACGGCCCGGGTGCCGATCGGGAGACGTTGAGTGTCCGTCAGGACATTGT ACTGGTCCAGGTCTTTGACCATTCGCCAGTGTCAACGTCAGGATCTCCGGCCAATGCGTCTGCCATGCCCGGCCA CACTCTGGGCGGGAGATTGATACGGACAGTACCCATCGGCGCCCCTTGCCATGATCCGAACTACAACGAGGAGGCTTGCCAGGCAGTAAGGGCGGCGTGGAACGACCCTGACACCCA CCTGGAGACGAGCCACTCGCCCATGAGCAGCTTTTGGGCAGCACTGGGCGAGTCCTGCGACCCGTTTGCCGATAGATCAACCAGTTGCGGGCTGGGAGGATACCCGCAGTACGTTGTCAACGTGTCcagcgccgacgatgcctcGCAGGCTGTTCGCTTCGCCAGCGAGAAGAACATTCGTTTCGTGATCCGAAACACCGGCCATGA TTACTTGGGAAAATCCACGGGCGCAGGCTCCCTCGCTGTATGGACACATCATCTTCGATCCCTCGAAGTGGTGGACTGGGAAGACAAACACTATGTCGGGAAAGCCATCAAGATGGGCGCCGGTGTCCTGGGTCATGAAGCAGTCAGCTTCGCAACACAGCACGACCTACTTGTGGTGTCTGGAAATGGCCCGActgtcggcatcgccggcggctaCACCCTCGGGGGTGGACACTCGTCGCTATCCTCGAAGTATGGGCTGTCGGCGGATCGAGCTCTCGAGTACGAAGTCATTGATGGGAAAGGAGAATACCTGGTCGCCAATCGTGAAAAGAACCAGGATCTGTACTGGGCGTtgagcggcggtggcggcggctcATATGCCGTGGTGCTGTCAACAACCGTCAAAGCTGACCCCAACGTCTTCGTCACGCTGGGAACTCTCAAGTTTTCTGCAAAGGGCCTGATGGAAGACGActtcatcggcgccatcgaggctTTCCACTTGACCCTCCCGGCTCTTGTCGCCGCAGGATGTCAACCTCTATATTCTTTCGGCCGACATGGCTTCGACATCATGGCTTTGTCGGCTCCAGACCTCACTCCAGCCCAGGTCGACAGTCTGCTCGAACCCTTTCTAGCCCACCTAGacaacctcggcgtcgactaCGAGAAAAACTTCATCCCGTTTCCGAATTACGGGGAGTTTTTCAAGGCCATCTCCCAGGCTCAAAGCAAAggcgtcgccaacgccgtctaTGGCGGCTCTTGGTTCATCCCCCGCAATCGCATGGTCGGCAAACGTAGCCGAGTGCTGATTGAGGAAAGCTTCAGACTGCAAGACCAAGGTGCAATGCAGCTGTTCATGGGGTTTAACCTGTCGACGGCTGGACGGGATGTTGACAACTCAGTCCACGGCGGTTGGAGAGAGATGCTGATTGACACCGTGTTCATGAT ACCGACCGGCAATGACGACGGTGCTGAAGCCATGGAGCTCATAAGTAGAAAAGCCACCAAGCTGGCTTCGGGGCTCCAGAAGCTTGCTCCACATGCAGGAACTTATGCTAGTGAG GCGGACCCCAACGACCCCGACTGGAAACAAAACTTTTACGGCGAAAACTATGGCAGGCTCTTGGACATCAAACGGAAGTACGACCCCGACCACGTCTTTTACGGAATCACAGCGGTTGGGGGAGATCTTTGGTCGCCCAAGTCGGACGGGCGACTGTGCCAGAGTCGTGAGAGTACACATACAGCTACTGGAAGCGAGAGGGATGAGCTTTGA